A portion of the Malania oleifera isolate guangnan ecotype guangnan chromosome 3, ASM2987363v1, whole genome shotgun sequence genome contains these proteins:
- the LOC131151153 gene encoding uncharacterized protein LOC131151153 translates to MDPRDEDLKAEGIEDSDTSSEEDIDTSKVLWGIVCQVMAEMKKEPKEQNHPLTGQGCSIKEFMRMNPPAFVGGLDPVAAENWVQEIEEIMIVLNCTDEQKVRYAAFKMIGEAKSWWLSTRLLEDQRVQSFSELVDKASVLEKSIQSSTEPSKQKKRPAPSSFQSEASQGSTKKGKETVGSVCLKCNKRHRGECWFNTPNCYRCCNSGHIKKDCREPLPMVSVQNQDRGKQQVPLGKGAPPWLYTFRAEEDAIREACMRLYLR, encoded by the exons atggatcctagagatgagGACTTAAAGGCTGAAGGAATAGAAGATTCAGATACTTCCAGtgaagaggacattgatacctccaAGGTGTTGTGGGGTATAGTTTGCCAGGTTAtggcagagatgaagaaggaacctAAAGAACAGAACCATCCACTTACAGGTCAGGGCTGtagcattaaggagtttatgaggatgaaccctccagcctttgTAGGAGGACTTGATCCAGTggctgcagagaattgggtacaggaaatAGAAGAGATTATGATTGTACTTAACTGCACGGACGAACAGAAGGTCCGATATGCCGCTTTCAAGATGATTGGAGAAGCGAAGAGTTGGTGGCTCTCTACGAGGTtgctagaggatcagagg GTCCAGAGTTTTTCAGAACTAGTTGATAAGGCCTcggtgttggagaagagtatTCAGAGCAGCACTGAGCCTTCaaagcagaagaagagacctgcaccatctagttttcagtcTGAGGCAAGTCAGGGATCAACGAAGAAAGGGAAGGAAACAGTGGGCTCTGTATGCCTAaagtgtaataagaggcataggggcgaatgTTGGTTTAACACTCCGAATTGTTACAGGTGCTGTAACTCAGGGCATATTAAGAAAGATTGTCGGGAACCCTTGCCTATGGTCTCTGTTCAGAATCAGGATCGGGGAAAACAGCAGGTACCGCTTGGAAAAGGTGCTCCACCCTGGCTATATACATTtcgagctgaggaggatgccattagAGAAGCATGTAtgagattatatttaagataa